The following nucleotide sequence is from Apium graveolens cultivar Ventura chromosome 4, ASM990537v1, whole genome shotgun sequence.
gggagcatgctGTTTCTCGAATATTGACTTGAGATTGGGCtatcatcagctaaagattaagcctgaagacataccaaagactacattcagaaccagatatggacattacgagttcctggtgatgtcatttggattgattaATGCACTAGCAACTTTCATAGATTTAATGAatagggtgtataaggagtacttggataactttgttattgtatttattgatgacatcctcatctactcaaAGACTAAAGAAGATCATGCTGAACATTTGAGGATTGCCCTGCAAAGGCTAATAGAGAAACAGTTGAACGTAAAGCTTttaaaatgtgaattttggttgaaagaaattcagtttttgggtcatgtAGTTGGTAAGGATGGTATTAAGGTGGATCCTGTAAAGATTGAGGCTGTATCCaagtgggaacaaccaaagaccccgagagaagttagaagttttcttggattagcaggttACTATCGGAGATTTATGaaagactttgccaagattgcGACTCCATTAACCAAGCTGACCAGAACGAatgaaaagtttgtttggactGAGAAAAGTGAAGAGagtttccaagaactgaagaagaggttagtgacggctccagtgctAGCACTGCCAGATGAAAcgggaaattttgtgatctatagtgacacttctttgaaaggtttaggatgtgtattgatgcaacatgataaagttatttCCTATACATCCAGACAGttaaaacctcatgagcagaagtatccagtgcatgacttggagttagcagcAATAGTATTCACATTGAAGCTATAGagacactacttatatggagaaaaatgtgagatctacacggaccataagagtttgaagtatatattcatccAGAAGGATCTAAATATGAGGCAACGGAGATGGTTGGAACTGATAAAGTACTACGATTGTTCTAGTAATTACCACCTAGGAAAAGCCAATGCAGTGGTAGATGCCTTGAGAAGGAAAGAAAGATTAAATGTACTTAAGGTTGTTGAGGAATTagcaaaaaaattaaaaaagttGGGAATTGAGATTCGAGTGCCAAGAGGTAATAATGAGCAATTATATGAGATTATATTTCATCCAGAATTGATGGAAAGAAttaagaagtgtcaagaagaggaCATGAATCAAGGATTGGATAATTGGACTGGGGAAGAAGTttgtactcaaaaagatatcaAAGGTATGTTTAGGTTTTCCTCTAGAATATGGATTCCCAACAcgactgaattgaagaatgagattttacGAGAAGCCAATAATTCTAAGTTTTCTCTTCACCCAGGGAGAACTAAGATGTATCAAGATCtaaagaacttttggtggcctaGAATGAAAAGGGAAGAAATCACAGtggattttgtagtaggaatACCAAGGACGAAatcaaatcatgatgctatttggatAATTGTTGATAGGTTGATGAATTCTGCACATTTTCTCCCGATCAATGAAAGATATTCTTTGGATAAGCTTGTCAAGATGTATTTAGATGAAATTGTGACCGGGCATGAAGTCCCTATTTTGATTATATCTGACTGAGATCCAAGGTTCAACTCGAGATTTTGGACGAAATTCCAGGAATATTTGGgaactaaattgaaaatgagtaccgcttatcatccccAAACGGAaggtcaaagtgaaagaatgatTCAGACAATAGAAGACATGTTGAGGGTTTGTGCTatagattttaaaggaaactgGGATCATCACCTGtcgttgattgagttttcctataataatagttatcatgcaagtatagtaatgccaccctacgaagccttgtatggacataagtgtaggtccccactttagtgggatgaagtgggagaaaaaaagttgttaggtcctgagttagTTGTGGACACAGTGGTattgattcgaaaaagattagaagcagctcaagatagacagaaaaAGAACGTGGACTTGCATCGAAAGGATTTGGACATAGAAACAGGATCATTGGTATTTTTGAAAGTCTCACCTTGGAGAGGATTGGTTAGATTTGGACAGAAAGGCAAGCTGAGACCTGGGTATATCGGACCGTTCGAGGTATTGAGAAAGGTAGGTAAAGTTGCCTATGAGTTGGCGCTGCCGCCGCAACTGTAGCGTAtccataacgtgttccacgtatctatgcTGAAGCGGTATATCCCTAATTCGAACCAAGTAATTGAGTATAAGCCAATCGAGCTTCATCCAGATTTATCTTACGTCGAGCGACCAATCCAGAtcctagatcgtaaagagcgagtccttaggaataagtctattcctatagttaaagtactttggagaaatcctcgagtagaagagtctgcTTGAGAGTTAGattcagatatgcttgacaaatatcctcaattgtttaattagttaagattctgaggacagaatccttttaaggggaaTGCCATAACGACTtgtatttatgtattattaaaagtgtaattattgattaattaaataaataaaatatgcgtATTGGTCCTATCAGCTGTGTGTTGccttattattaattatgtgtggCTTATTAGTGTACGAGagttatttgtataattaattgctgaacaatattattttgttttcacatttcaaagtaattttattgaagatttattttcataaaaatttgaattgactctaaaattatttttatgattttataattataatatttattttttgggaatttataaaatttagaaatcaatatttcattaattatttatctttaaagaattttctgattgtatttatgaGTTAATTCAGTATCAAATTCCaaaatgtttcaaaaatttcaaactcgtattttcttaagttttaaatattccgagaattttaaaatcattttggaAATTTTTCGAATTAAATTCACCCGAACGTTTGTTCGTTAAGTCATTAAATGCGGGTATGATTTGCGAGtaaaaaatggtttaaaaattatgaaaattttaatttattagtttttaaatatccagtgaaaattaaaattagtttggAAATTTTTCGGATTTTATTTACCCGCGCGTTTAGTCGTTAAAATTTCGAAATGCGGGCTTACAATCGAAATTTGGACACGTattgtgtttttatgcttttacAGATACGTGGCAGATGCTGCCTTTACAAGAAAGAAAggataaataaaagaaaaataaaaatataataaaacccCCACCCCTGTTCATATCTCTCTCGACCTCCCCTCTCTCCCCCAATCTCTCGCTCTCTCCTCCCAGTCTCTCTCTCACCTCATCTCTCCCGTTCTCTATCTGTTTTCCTCTCCCATTTCTTACTTCCTTTGTCATCGCCGCCTCTTTTGTTCTCCGGTCTATTTTTCCGGCCGTTTACTTCATCTGTTCAATTTTGttacttatatatatacatacgtatatatatttgtgtgtatatatgtgtctgtgttgagtgtgtgtgtgtgtgccaAATGTGTGTGTATGTCAAGTGTGTGTGTGCATGTGTCTGgtatgtgtgtgtttgtgttgCGCGAGTGGCGCGTGGTttggttgtggttgtggttgttgTGGTGGTTGCTTCGGCTGTGTATTTTGCTCTGGTTGTTCGCTTATTGATTTGTAATTCTTTTTAAATTTTCTTCAGAATTTTTATTTGAGTGATTTTGTGATATGAATAAAAGATTTCACGTTGCAGGAAATCATTTTAATCGGTGAAGTTTATTTTgaaacccgaatattatcaggcaccaataaattttaccgccaTCGATGATGAGCCTCTGCGAGTTGACGGTAGACTGTGatgatttattctgagtcctaaatttataaaaaaaatattatttaatccgtaaaaaaaattatttcaaaatgaaaaatagttaattattttaaaagtcGTATTGAGGTTCGGGTTTTGAAATTGTGATTGTTGTGATTGTGatgtcgattatgtttcgacgggaaGTCCGATAAATACAGGAGACGATGTCCGATTTTCGAGAAATGGATTTtaaaaatacgggaacgtaacctgtaattatcTGAAATACTAGTCGagcgtatatatgtatatatttataaataaatattgtatGAACCCTGATTGTTACGTGTATATActaatatgtataattacgagtcgggaattGATATTGTTTTGGTAAAGTGATTagagaggatatgtcaagcataactggtcgtCTAACATAGGATGTTTCGATTTTGTAGGTTCCAGTCGAAAGCCTCGAGAGTAAAGTCAGTTTAAAGTCAGACTAGCAtttagttgtaaagctctgcaaggaaagtaccccCGAATAAATCTTTTACGATTCAGTAATATAAGAATAACTGTTGATTTAAACTACATAGTGGAAcgaaacgttttaagttacttATCCCCCATATTTGAAAATAtcttattaaaattatattttggggaaaagtaacttctgaaaatgcctatctctaaattgtgaataaaattggaaaggttttggaaagtgtgctatgataaattattttaaaaagagataggtataagtggttttggaaactggataaaacggatcagatactggatggttgcgtaagaggcccgtaacggcccagcGGGTTTGCGTAAAAGGCTAAGTCGGTTACGCGTCCTATTTAAACCGCTAATctagcgtgacagagacctagctagtctctgagttccagaacaggttgtGGTGGGATATACTGATCATCTGTCCCTAGGATTCAtccagtatatatatatatatatatatatatctgattttggttttgtggttcccgtaacggaacagatgattttgtggttcctTCAGAAGCcagtcgaatgagagattcacagtttaggtcacattataacttcgaaatgtcatttggaaatgcctccacattaaatgctttaatgatttgatcgtaATTGCATCCCtacgaaatttataattattacttctGACTTCTTCTATGCCACGTAGAATAACAATCGATCCCACAACGCTTCAACTTTGTCGATTAGGAATATTATCATTTtccaaatcatctaaaagattcTTCTATTTCCTTCCATCATCCTTTGTCCGTTCAAACTACAAATCTTGgtgaattttaataatttcatgaattgggtaaataatattttaacatgttcATTCAATTGTTGCTATTATTTAAACAAATATTACTTGCTATTCTCTTAATCcgctaatgaaatatctaattaatGGAATGCCCATATTAGGGTCTTTCCATTTTGGTACATCTtctacttttccttggattctgctcgcacttattagtcgacgaaGTTCCATTTACTATTGTATATCATTGATTCGCACCGCAATGCTGACATCTGGTACTATCTCTGACATTCTTGTCATCATTTTTGACGCTTTGCTTACAACAACGCAGGCGATTTGACGTTCTGTCTATAGATAGGGTCGCACCTTCTTGCTAGccttacctatacctagtaaggtaaatATCATTCTTTGCGCAGCGCCCGGTATGTGATAAGAATCTTTTCGCAATGGTGGTGCCTTTGCAGCTTGCAACTTTGGcccttcatcagcttccatcaactcgtTGCCTCCAGCATGAAGCTCGTTCTattacctaattctaagttaaatcgtaccaaagctcacctagcctctctttcacaagttctcacaagaatcaatcgtattatcttcaaaaccacatgaaacATAGGATAACATATCCATtctccgtcgatctgtcgattcctcattaccGTAGGATCgaagaactcaatatacctatagcgttgcgatattTGCCTTACACTTTCCCCAACAATCCTGGCTTACCAATTCTGTATCGGACCTACTAATCCTCATTCGTACTCAATtcgaacttaaaatgagtatgtTTAGGGTCTTTCCTCTCTCatacgacctatcattcctatcttactctcacctattcttatttcagtgaccaataacctgtaactctgataccaactgtaacacccccaaatccggggtcaggattgggtgtcactacacaactttaaataataaaaacctatataacaaaataaatatacagataacccctcatcaatcaggatcgcttacagtttatagtatgaaacaagaatctaacattctaaaatttacattgtctaaatatAATTTCATTACCTTATTTTAATTTCCTTGTGTTGATTACTCTGACGCCTCCAAATTTCTTCATCtagaatctcaccacttttgctgtctattaaaatctattcactttgccctcatttgatactgaaaaaataagagttcacaaagcaagagtgagccaaaaatgcccagcaagtatcataaatggtttccaggtatcagatcaagGAAGCTCCTGGAAACGTTTGTTGAATAATTTCAAAACATCTTCGTATATTTAAAATAGTTGAATGAACATAACGTCGgacctcattggcctttaatcgTAAATCACATCTTTATGTAAAAGAACAGGGAACGTTTCAATGTTTCAtccttttgaatcaaatctttgtttgattttgtaattatgaactattcgggaaggaatgccgttaatggcgatcaataataaattagactagacactaaAAACCAATATATGTACTATAACCTGATGAttagtcaggatatagtgcggatctatacccaactgcatagacccaccaacatataggtaCCCAGTCACTAtggcccaagggtccggtccatccccgacccataggatccagctcatcactggtcctcataataactgtccagcccgtagagtattttgatatcaaatcattttgatttcaaaatatcccaaattagggttcgcaaataacccgaacgactaggtatttgctcaagagagcaatcgaattgtaggaacaagaataaaaggatcatgcataatcagagtaattacagtgaaatataaaacagttaactattctaaacttagaataggaacgaataaatatttgcagtattttaaaagaaaaatcaggaatacttgcttTAATTGGTgaccctctgatctttaactatctgccatatcactcagtcctgatgtgTCTGTATTTCCATTGACATGCCACTTGACCTTTCTTAACAACTGCTATTTCAagtttatctctattctgaattCACTCGTCTCCTTACTATTAATCGggctttacttttacaatctctgTCTGGATTTGAATGCCTCgtactatgtgtatctatcataaaagataccattcaattaactgaaAATATATCATTGTCTAGCCAATACATTTATCtctatcgtctacccgcccgataataacagataaggatcatctttaatTATATAAAGTTTAATTGACACGTGGACTCATagttcacataacacataaacacacaaggcacgtatcacatatttcatataacacatagtcatataattcatgtagcacataagtaGAATTaccaaaagataggtctcgatatgtttagaaTTGGAATCGGGTCAAAAAGGGTATTTATCGATCAAAAGTTGATTCAGAACGATTCGCAAACCAAATGACCTTTTGATACAAACGATTTTAGgtttcgaaagtatttttattggaagcgaaatatttttccgagtctagaggcgttcgttttgtattaaacagacgaacggttgatttattatgaataaaataagaataattcgattaataataatattaattgaattttaaatacctttatatataacttttaaaaactcaaaatgatttttaaataattatttggcttaattataaataattacattttatttaattatttatagaattaattaattaattaaatgaattaattaattaaatccataaataattaactaaaataaattataaataattaaatcaaatttagatttttgaaaataataaagaaaataattttatggatttaaaataatttagttaattatttaaaataattaaccaaatttattttgaatttaaaatgatttttaaaatttataaatgatttttggaaaaaTATAAAAACAGAATTTTCAAAAACAGATTTTTGAAAACTGATTTAAGAAAATATGGATTAAAACCGGGTAAAAATCTAGGTCAACAGAACAGAAAACGGGTCATCAGGAACACGAACTGGGTCGGGTTCAAGGTGACCGGGAAATTGAAGAAGACGACCGGAATCCGGCCTCCGACCGTCAAGCTTCTCCGGCAGCTTCGCCGGTGAACGAAATTCGAGGCTATTTAAGTCGCTTTCGGCTGGAATCGATGCAATATACTTTCATAAACTTGTCCAGATCATATTAACAACATCAACCATACACTCAATCGATTTCTCCGGCCAAACAAAATCAGAAAAACTGGCCAAATCACCGAGTTCCGGCGATAAACAGAAGTCGACCATTTCTTAACCAAATCAATCAATCTATACATGGAATTAAATCTTGTAAAGCATACAATCAAACCTCAGGATCAAAATCGACAAACATGTCGTGAATAATCtgtaaaattaaaattaaaaatgaataaaacaaaatcaaataaaatttcGATTTAACTGATTTATTAATCGTTTGGTAAAACTATACACATGAAGCGATTCTACAATTCAATATGAAGCTATTCATATCATCAGATTCGTCCAATAACTCcaaaatcaaaaagccccaattCGGGTCTagaaccctaaaatacgaatttGAAAATTACCCATCGTTTAAACGATTTGATGGTTGAAATTGGTAGAACAGATCAAGGGCTTCACAACGGTTACAAATACTTGcgatttggagttcaatatcaccttcaaatttgactttgattttcagaattcttcaagaacaccaagaacaactTTTTAGaggattttcagaaaattaaacctcaatttctatgcgttattgaactccaaatttgaagtataatataccaaaatgaccataaaaatattatctacacgatggaatcatcaattCATATTgacaacatcaagaacaaaaattcatatattaatccttaattaattcgaattataataaataaaataataaaatcaccttgatttctgcactaaaatggttgattgattcagaaagtactttttaagagcttcgttttgatatatcatacacttgaatcggagttcggtaacaccttcgtttgtgcgtttgattctcaagaacttatcatttttagagtttttctatgtaattactatatttttactggttgtaaatgaataaacgaataaaatgaaataagagatatgatatttatatttacggaatattggttcgttctggatcgttttggatcgttaaattagttacttagccgttaagtaactacaatcacgatccgatttaat
It contains:
- the LOC141719376 gene encoding uncharacterized protein LOC141719376; this translates as MRQRRWLELIKYYDCSSNYHLGKANAVVDALRRKERLNVLKVVEELAKKLKKLGIEIRVPRGNNEQLYEIIFHPELMERIKKCQEEDMNQGLDNWTGEEVCTQKDIKGMFRFSSRIWIPNTTELKNEILREANNSKFSLHPGRTKMYQDLKNFWWPRMKREEITVDFVVGIPRTKSNHDAIWIIVDRLMNSAHFLPINERYSLDKLVKMYLDEIVTGHEVPILIISD